In Thermogemmata fonticola, a genomic segment contains:
- a CDS encoding sulfatase translates to MARQKMIQWAAVFGLWVCTGAELSAAEREPQAAAQRPNVLFIAIDDLNDWVGPLAGHPQVQTPHLDALARRGVTFTNAHCQSPLCNPSRTSVLTGLRPSTTGVYALAPWFRSDGRFRDHPTLFQWFRRHGYWTASTGKVFHGGYPPRAERPQEADEWGPDGRLASRPPKKFVQTPDPHPLVDWGIFPEKDEDCFDHDIATWAADWLRKAPQDKPWFLAVGFQHPHVPCYAPKKWFDLYPEDRLVLPPVREDDRADLPRFASYLHWKLPEPRWKWLQQAGQWKPLVRAYLASVSFVDHQVGRVLQALQQSGQAERTLVVLWSDHGWHLGEKGITGKNTLWERSTRVPLILAGPGVAAGGRCQRPVELLDLYPTLAESCGLPVPSALEGVSLVPLLKDPRAPRQRPAITTHNPGNHAVRTERWRYIRYADGSEELYDVQADPHEWHNLAAQERYEPIKKELARWLPRNDAPPMRGSAGRLLIVENGVPIWEGRPIRPDDPFPDQ, encoded by the coding sequence ATGGCCAGACAGAAGATGATCCAGTGGGCTGCGGTTTTCGGGCTGTGGGTCTGCACTGGTGCCGAGCTGTCTGCCGCGGAGAGGGAACCACAGGCAGCCGCCCAGCGCCCGAACGTGCTGTTTATCGCCATCGATGATTTGAATGATTGGGTCGGGCCGTTGGCAGGCCACCCCCAGGTTCAGACTCCCCATCTGGACGCCTTGGCCCGGCGAGGAGTGACTTTCACCAACGCCCATTGTCAAAGTCCTTTGTGCAATCCAAGCCGTACCAGTGTGTTGACAGGTTTGCGTCCGAGCACGACCGGGGTTTACGCCCTGGCACCTTGGTTCCGCAGCGACGGCCGCTTCCGAGATCATCCCACCCTTTTCCAGTGGTTCCGGCGGCATGGCTACTGGACGGCTAGCACCGGCAAGGTCTTCCATGGAGGTTATCCCCCGCGCGCGGAGCGCCCCCAGGAGGCCGATGAATGGGGGCCGGATGGACGCTTGGCTTCACGGCCCCCGAAGAAATTCGTCCAGACGCCAGACCCTCACCCCCTCGTCGATTGGGGTATTTTCCCGGAAAAGGACGAAGATTGCTTTGATCATGACATTGCGACCTGGGCGGCGGACTGGCTGCGTAAGGCGCCCCAGGATAAGCCCTGGTTTCTCGCCGTCGGCTTCCAGCATCCCCACGTTCCCTGCTACGCCCCCAAGAAGTGGTTTGATCTGTATCCCGAGGATCGCCTGGTCCTGCCGCCTGTGCGGGAGGACGACCGTGCCGACTTGCCCCGGTTCGCCTCCTACTTGCACTGGAAACTGCCGGAGCCGCGCTGGAAGTGGCTCCAGCAGGCCGGCCAGTGGAAGCCGCTGGTGCGGGCGTATCTGGCGAGTGTCAGTTTCGTCGATCATCAAGTGGGACGGGTGCTTCAAGCCTTGCAGCAGAGCGGTCAAGCGGAACGAACCCTCGTCGTGCTTTGGAGCGACCACGGCTGGCACTTGGGAGAAAAAGGCATCACCGGCAAAAACACCCTCTGGGAGCGTTCCACGCGGGTGCCCCTGATTCTGGCAGGACCGGGAGTGGCGGCGGGAGGTCGATGCCAGCGTCCCGTCGAGCTGCTGGATTTGTATCCGACACTGGCCGAGTCCTGCGGCCTTCCCGTTCCCTCCGCCTTGGAAGGTGTCAGCCTCGTGCCGTTGTTGAAGGACCCCCGCGCTCCGCGGCAGCGCCCGGCGATCACCACCCACAACCCCGGCAATCATGCTGTGCGCACAGAACGCTGGCGCTACATCCGTTATGCCGATGGCAGCGAGGAATTGTACGACGTGCAGGCGGACCCCCACGAATGGCACAACCTCGCCGCCCAGGAACGCTACGAGCCGATCAAGAAGGAATTGGCCCGCTGGCTCCCTCGCAACGATGCCCCGCCCATGCGGGGAAGTGCCGGCCGGTTGCTCATCGTGGAAAACGGCGTGCCCATTTGGGAAGGACGGCCCATCCGCCCGGACGACCCCTTCCCGGACCAGTGA
- a CDS encoding family 16 glycoside hydrolase, producing the protein MSTVHSIRWMAFTALLAALLASGLSASGNNSADPTGNSQEEEGFVPLFNGQNLQGWVNVNCHPDTFYVKNGEIITTGQPTGFLRTERMYENFILEVEWMHVNKKEIANSGIFVWGDPLPAVGTPYTRGIEVQVLINYPKVDWATNHGDVFAIHGAKCVPDRPHPRGYMRCLPSEERVKGGGEWNHYRIIAKDGAIKLHVNGKEVSGVSQCVPRKGYLALESEGAECHFKNIRIKELPSSQPKAEEVAQSWQGHVSIFNGLTLEGWKAEAGTWKTSGGRLVAQGNAPLASGKEYGPCELLFDWRLPAAAKQRQWQIDVAGNKTTLSVPATGKPDAWRRETLRSSAAGLIIFHPIPGLEIMNVFLRPLDK; encoded by the coding sequence ATGAGCACAGTCCACTCGATCCGTTGGATGGCATTTACAGCACTGCTAGCAGCACTTCTCGCGTCGGGCCTTTCGGCTTCGGGAAATAACTCAGCGGACCCGACAGGGAATTCCCAAGAGGAAGAGGGGTTCGTCCCGCTCTTCAACGGCCAAAATCTCCAGGGGTGGGTCAACGTCAACTGCCATCCGGACACGTTTTATGTCAAGAACGGCGAAATCATCACCACAGGCCAGCCGACCGGCTTTCTGCGGACCGAACGCATGTATGAGAACTTCATCCTGGAGGTGGAGTGGATGCATGTCAACAAGAAGGAGATTGCCAATTCCGGCATTTTCGTCTGGGGCGATCCTCTGCCAGCCGTCGGGACACCTTACACGCGGGGCATCGAAGTCCAGGTGCTGATCAATTACCCGAAGGTGGATTGGGCGACGAATCACGGGGACGTTTTCGCCATTCATGGAGCCAAGTGCGTGCCGGATCGCCCTCACCCGCGGGGCTACATGCGTTGCCTACCGAGCGAGGAACGGGTCAAAGGAGGAGGCGAGTGGAATCACTACCGGATCATCGCCAAGGACGGCGCTATCAAGCTGCATGTCAACGGCAAGGAAGTCTCTGGGGTCAGCCAATGCGTCCCGCGCAAGGGGTATCTCGCGCTAGAAAGCGAAGGGGCCGAGTGCCACTTCAAGAATATCCGCATCAAGGAACTGCCCAGCTCTCAGCCGAAGGCAGAGGAGGTGGCCCAATCCTGGCAAGGCCATGTCAGCATTTTCAACGGCCTGACCTTGGAGGGCTGGAAAGCGGAGGCCGGCACCTGGAAGACGAGCGGCGGACGACTCGTCGCTCAAGGGAACGCCCCCCTGGCCAGCGGGAAGGAATACGGCCCGTGCGAGCTACTCTTCGATTGGCGCCTCCCCGCAGCCGCCAAGCAACGCCAGTGGCAGATCGACGTGGCAGGCAACAAGACCACGCTCAGCGTACCCGCTACTGGCAAACCGGACGCCTGGCGGAGGGAAACCCTTCGCTCGTCTGCCGCCGGCCTCATCATTTTCCATCCGATTCCCGGCTTGGAAATCATGAACGTCTTCCTGCGGCCTCTTGACAAATAA
- the arsM gene encoding arsenite methyltransferase codes for MSETSLTDIVRQKYAAVASSGITQETAGVKEAAQAFGYSAEELAQLPAEANMALGCGNPTALANLKAGEVVVDLGCGGGIDVLLAARKVGPTGKAIGIDMTPEMIERARRNAARVGLENVAFYQATLDALPLPDASADCLISNCVINLVPDKAAAFREMYRVLKPGGRIAVSDIALKRPLPPELARSVAALVGCIAGALTFEEYIRLLQDAGFVQVQVLDSGADLNAYALVEGQSGCCSPAMSAEKPPAPTGSSTGESTSTTRSLSITEEDWIAASQSCCGGTWPEQRQESLSADNTESLHKELASLIRRYDVNEYAASVKVSAVKPG; via the coding sequence GTGTCCGAAACCTCTCTCACCGACATCGTGCGGCAAAAGTATGCGGCTGTGGCGAGCAGCGGCATCACTCAAGAGACAGCGGGGGTGAAGGAAGCCGCCCAAGCGTTCGGCTATTCCGCAGAGGAATTGGCGCAACTGCCGGCGGAGGCGAACATGGCGCTGGGCTGCGGCAACCCAACCGCCTTGGCCAATCTGAAGGCAGGAGAGGTGGTGGTCGATTTGGGCTGCGGCGGCGGCATTGATGTGCTCCTGGCGGCTCGCAAAGTCGGACCGACGGGGAAGGCCATCGGGATTGACATGACCCCGGAGATGATCGAGCGTGCCCGGCGCAATGCCGCTCGGGTGGGACTAGAAAACGTGGCCTTCTATCAGGCCACCCTGGATGCCCTGCCCTTGCCCGACGCCTCCGCGGATTGCCTCATCTCCAATTGCGTCATCAACCTGGTGCCGGACAAAGCGGCGGCTTTCCGGGAGATGTATCGCGTGCTCAAGCCGGGCGGCCGGATTGCCGTCTCCGACATCGCCCTGAAGCGGCCGCTGCCCCCGGAACTCGCTCGAAGTGTTGCCGCCCTGGTCGGCTGCATCGCCGGAGCCTTGACCTTCGAGGAATACATCCGGCTTTTGCAAGATGCGGGATTTGTCCAGGTTCAAGTGCTCGACAGCGGCGCTGACCTCAACGCTTACGCCCTCGTGGAGGGTCAAAGCGGCTGCTGCTCGCCGGCTATGTCTGCGGAGAAGCCCCCGGCACCAACTGGCTCCTCCACGGGGGAGAGTACTTCCACAACACGCTCGTTGTCCATCACGGAGGAGGACTGGATAGCCGCCAGTCAGAGTTGCTGCGGGGGAACGTGGCCGGAACAGAGGCAGGAGAGCCTATCGGCTGACAACACCGAGTCACTTCATAAGGAACTGGCATCCTTGATCCGCCGCTATGACGTCAACGAATACGCCGCCAGTGTCAAGGTTTCCGCGGTGAAACCGGGATGA